A single genomic interval of Noviherbaspirillum saxi harbors:
- the xdhC gene encoding xanthine dehydrogenase accessory protein XdhC, which produces MSNWLSAINASLSEAMPAVLVTVAVVEGSGPREPGAKMLVTRDGQSDTIGGGHLEMRACEIAREMLALPVTVPAAVRRVGRFALGPSLGQCCGGVVHLSFERIMPDDATYYAMLEKHWSDRQDCWRLIPLDGVASNALIDDAGNCLAGLMPALPVEIDQERPCHVMKDGAGHRWLIDPCLAYRPHLVLFGAGHVGAAIVRSLADMPCHVTWVDEREDMFPAVVPANVRIEATDMPEAVVDEVPSGSTYLVLTHSHALDQRLSEAILRRSDAGWFGLIGSKTKRMQFEHRLRDRGIPQERIAGMVCPIGVPGITGKQPAVIAASVCAQLLQVWEAEECAQQALPERRLFA; this is translated from the coding sequence ATGAGCAACTGGCTTTCGGCAATCAACGCTTCCCTGAGCGAGGCAATGCCAGCGGTGCTGGTGACCGTGGCCGTGGTCGAAGGCTCCGGTCCGCGCGAACCCGGCGCGAAGATGCTCGTCACCAGGGATGGCCAGTCCGACACGATAGGCGGCGGCCATCTCGAAATGCGGGCATGCGAAATCGCGCGCGAAATGCTAGCCCTGCCGGTAACCGTCCCGGCAGCGGTAAGACGCGTCGGACGCTTTGCATTGGGTCCAAGCCTGGGGCAATGCTGCGGCGGCGTCGTGCATCTGTCGTTTGAACGAATCATGCCGGACGACGCTACGTACTATGCGATGCTGGAGAAGCATTGGTCGGATCGCCAGGATTGCTGGCGTCTGATCCCGCTCGACGGAGTCGCGTCCAACGCATTAATCGATGACGCAGGCAATTGCCTTGCCGGACTCATGCCTGCCCTGCCAGTCGAGATTGATCAGGAACGCCCCTGCCATGTCATGAAGGACGGCGCGGGCCATCGCTGGCTGATCGATCCTTGCCTGGCTTATCGTCCGCATCTCGTATTGTTTGGCGCCGGACATGTGGGCGCAGCGATCGTGCGTAGCCTGGCGGACATGCCCTGTCACGTAACCTGGGTCGATGAGCGCGAAGACATGTTCCCCGCCGTCGTGCCGGCAAATGTGAGGATCGAGGCTACCGATATGCCGGAAGCGGTGGTCGATGAAGTGCCATCGGGCTCGACTTATCTGGTACTGACGCATTCGCATGCGCTCGATCAGCGTTTGTCCGAAGCCATCCTGCGCCGTTCCGACGCCGGATGGTTCGGGCTGATCGGCTCCAAGACCAAGCGCATGCAGTTCGAGCACCGGTTGCGCGACCGCGGCATACCGCAGGAGCGCATTGCCGGCATGGTATGTCCGATCGGTGTGCCCGGCATCACGGGCAAGCAACCGGCTGTCATCGCAGCATCGGTATGCGCACAACTGCTGCAGGTATGGGAAGCGGAAGAGTGCGCGCAACAAGCGCTGCCGGAACGCCGCCTTTTTGCATGA
- the xdhB gene encoding xanthine dehydrogenase molybdopterin binding subunit — MNTQSEAFLQQQAATANWTEVGKQRPHESAVLHVLGEATYTDDIPEIQGTLHAALGLSHKAHARVHGMDLKEVKASIGVVAVYTAKDIPGTNDCGPIIHDDPILADGLVQYVGQPLFVVIADTHDNARRAARLAKVDYEELPAILTPQDARKAQSFVLPPMHLARGNCRQALERAPHKVKGELYVGGQEQFYLEGQISYAIPKEDRGMLVYCSTQHPSEMQHVVAHALGLHSHHVVVECRRMGGGFGGKESQSALWASAAAISAALLKRPVKLRADRDDDMMVTGKRHCFYYEYEVGYDDEGRIVAAKVEMVSRAGYSADLSGPVATRAVCHFDNAYYLSDVDIVAMCGKTNTQSNTAFRGFGGPQGAIAIEYVIDEIARNLGKDQLDVRKVNFYGRNDAEGRNVTQYGQKVVDNVIHELVAELETTSAYRQRREEVRAFNAASPVLKKGLAITPVKFGIAFNLTHLNQAGALVHVYVDGSVLVNHGGTEMGQGINTKVAQVVAHELGLDLSQVRVSATDTSKVANTSATAASTGADLNGKAAQDAARQIRDRLTAFAAQTFGVDASTISFADNKVYIDGNVEAFESLVRKAYNARVQLWSDGFYATPGLHWDAANMSGNPFFYFAYGAAVSEVVVDTLTGEWKLLRADALYDAGKSLNPAIDIGQVEGAFIQGMGWLTTEELWWNKAGKLMTHAPSTYKIPGISDCPEHFDVRLFNNRNVSDSIHRSKAVGEPPLLLPFSVFFAIRDAVASVGDYKVNPPLNAPATSEAILNAVEAVQAAQAVGA, encoded by the coding sequence ATGAATACACAGAGCGAAGCATTTCTCCAGCAACAGGCTGCGACCGCGAACTGGACCGAGGTCGGCAAACAGCGCCCGCATGAATCGGCGGTGCTGCATGTACTGGGCGAAGCCACCTATACCGATGACATCCCGGAAATCCAGGGCACCTTGCATGCCGCGCTTGGCTTGTCGCACAAGGCGCATGCGCGGGTGCACGGCATGGATCTGAAGGAAGTGAAGGCATCCATCGGCGTGGTCGCCGTGTATACCGCCAAGGATATTCCGGGCACCAATGATTGCGGCCCGATCATCCATGACGACCCGATCCTGGCCGATGGCCTGGTGCAGTATGTTGGCCAGCCGCTGTTCGTGGTGATTGCCGATACGCATGATAATGCACGCCGCGCCGCGCGCCTGGCCAAGGTCGACTATGAAGAGTTGCCAGCCATTCTGACGCCGCAGGACGCCAGGAAAGCACAATCCTTCGTGTTGCCGCCGATGCATCTGGCACGCGGCAATTGCCGGCAGGCGCTTGAACGCGCGCCGCACAAGGTCAAGGGCGAACTGTATGTCGGCGGGCAAGAACAGTTTTACCTGGAAGGCCAGATTTCGTATGCGATCCCGAAGGAAGATCGCGGCATGCTGGTGTATTGCTCGACCCAGCATCCGTCGGAAATGCAGCATGTGGTCGCGCATGCGCTGGGTCTGCATTCGCATCATGTGGTGGTCGAATGCCGGCGCATGGGTGGCGGCTTCGGCGGCAAGGAATCGCAATCGGCCTTGTGGGCATCGGCGGCCGCGATCAGCGCGGCGTTGCTCAAGCGCCCGGTCAAGCTGCGCGCCGACCGCGACGACGACATGATGGTGACCGGCAAGCGTCACTGTTTCTATTATGAATACGAGGTGGGTTACGACGACGAAGGCCGCATTGTGGCGGCCAAGGTCGAGATGGTGTCGCGCGCCGGTTATTCGGCTGACTTGTCAGGTCCGGTGGCGACCCGCGCGGTATGCCACTTCGACAATGCCTATTACCTGTCGGATGTGGACATTGTGGCGATGTGCGGCAAGACCAATACCCAGTCCAACACCGCGTTTCGCGGCTTCGGCGGTCCGCAAGGCGCGATTGCGATCGAATACGTGATCGATGAAATCGCGCGCAACCTGGGCAAGGACCAGCTCGATGTGCGCAAGGTCAACTTCTACGGCCGCAACGACGCCGAAGGCCGCAATGTCACCCAGTATGGCCAGAAGGTGGTCGACAACGTGATCCATGAACTGGTGGCGGAACTGGAAACCACCAGCGCGTATCGCCAGCGCCGCGAAGAAGTGCGCGCGTTTAATGCCGCCAGCCCGGTATTGAAGAAGGGGCTGGCGATCACGCCAGTGAAATTCGGCATCGCCTTCAACCTGACCCACCTTAACCAGGCCGGTGCGCTGGTGCATGTGTACGTGGATGGTTCGGTACTGGTCAACCATGGCGGCACCGAGATGGGCCAGGGCATCAACACCAAGGTCGCGCAAGTGGTCGCGCATGAGTTGGGACTGGACCTGTCGCAGGTGCGCGTGTCGGCGACCGATACCAGCAAGGTCGCCAATACCTCGGCGACTGCCGCCTCCACCGGCGCCGACCTCAACGGCAAGGCTGCGCAGGATGCGGCGCGCCAGATCCGCGACCGGCTGACCGCGTTCGCTGCGCAGACCTTCGGGGTCGATGCATCGACGATCAGCTTCGCCGACAACAAGGTCTATATCGACGGCAATGTCGAAGCCTTCGAGTCGCTGGTACGCAAGGCATACAACGCCCGCGTGCAGTTATGGTCGGACGGTTTCTACGCGACCCCCGGTTTGCATTGGGACGCGGCCAACATGTCGGGCAACCCTTTCTTTTATTTTGCCTATGGTGCGGCGGTGTCCGAAGTCGTGGTCGACACACTGACCGGCGAATGGAAACTCTTACGCGCCGACGCCCTGTACGATGCCGGGAAATCACTCAACCCGGCTATCGACATCGGCCAGGTGGAAGGCGCATTCATTCAGGGCATGGGCTGGCTGACTACCGAAGAACTGTGGTGGAACAAGGCCGGCAAGTTGATGACGCATGCGCCGTCCACTTACAAGATTCCGGGAATCTCGGATTGTCCGGAACACTTTGATGTGCGCCTGTTCAATAACCGCAATGTCTCGGACAGCATCCATCGGTCCAAGGCCGTGGGCGAACCGCCGCTGCTGCTGCCGTTCTCGGTGTTCTTTGCGATCCGCGATGCGGTCGCCAGCGTCGGCGACTACAAGGTCAATCCACCGCTCAACGCGCCGGCCACCAGCGAAGCGATCCTGAATGCGGTAGAAGCTGTGCAGGCCGCGCAAGCGGTCGGCGCATAG